GGTGGGAGAGCTGGATGGGGCTGAGCActggctgcagggggtggtgggCTCGCTGTCGGAGCCCGCCACCATGAggagcccagaggaactccgcagGGACCTCCAGGAGATCAGCTGCTTGGAGAACCAGGTCCTGTTGTGGGGCATCAAGCTCCAAGCCCTGcgggaggagatggggagagagcCCTCTGCAGAGCACGTGATGGCTGGGAAGATTCAGAGCAAGGTGGAGATGATGGAGGAGAAGTGAGTCCTGGGGAAACAGGACTGGGAACTGGACTACGGGGAGCACAGGCTGCTGGAGTGGGAGGTAGTGTCAGGGGATGTGAGGAAGAGATGAGGTTGGAGGAGTGTGAGGGGATTCCCCCCTCTGGGGAGGATGTGGCATCGGAGAGGTGAGAGGGGATCCCCTGAGGGCAGCCTTGAGGAATGGGAGGGGACAGTGGTGTCAGAGGGGTGGGAGACCTCCAATGGGACGACCTTGGGGGATGGAAGGGGGTGGCTGTGTCAGTGGGTTGGGAGCCCCCTGGAGGGCAGCATTGGGGAATGGCAGCACTGAAGGGTCGGGAGGGGATTTCCCTGCAGTGGGAAGGAGGATCCCCCTGCGGcgctgcctctccgtgtgctccTGCCCCACTGCTGCGTTTGCTGTGCCAGGTTGGGGTGCGTGCGGGCGGCCCTGCAGCGGCGGGCGGAGGACCTGCGCGATTCCCTGGTGCTGTCTGAGTTCCTGCAGAATGTGCAACAGGAGGAGGTGCTGAGCCAGGGGAACAGCACGCTGGTGAGGATTGAGTGGGGATGGGCCTAGACTCGGGCCCCCATTGGGAATCCCATCCCTGCTGGGTCAGTCTGGGTGGAGGGGCCCTACTGCTGACTGAGTGAGGtcaggggttgggtgggggatAACTGGAACCCCTCGCTTTCCAGCGTCACCCCCAGCAGCTGCCAGTGTTTGctctgaggtggggggaggcacaGTGGCCACTGACCTCAATCCTGGGGAATGGCTGAGATCAGCAACCCTGAGTGCATGGTGAGGAGGCTCCACGGGACCCCTCGCAGGCCAGGTGGTGCCAGAATCACCCCACGtgtcccggtctctctctaaagcTCCAGCATCCCTGTGTGTTTGCTTTAGCCAGGGACCAGCAGGCTGGGCTCCCAGGAGCCTGTGCACCTCCCCTTGGCCCAGGCTGGGCAGCAGCTGAGCCGTGAGGACATGAGCAGCCCCCTGGGTGAGCTGCAGGAGGCTGTGGAGATGCTGAACAACGTGGTGAAGGAGCGGGAGCGAGTCATGGAGGCAGCAGCTGAAACTGAGAGTCTGGAGCGCCTGGTAAGGGATCTGGCGTGAGGAGCCTTTGACGGAGAAGGAGGGGGGTAACACACCACTAGTGGCCATGCGGAGCACGGCTGGCTCAGTCAGAGGTGAGGGCAGAACAGTAGAGTCTGACTGAAGGGGGGCTCCTATGCATAGTGCCAGCCTGAGAGAGTAGGGTCTAGTACAGGGGTGACCAACCTGCAGCtccggagccgcatgcggctcttcagaagttaatatgcggctccttgcataggtaccgactccagggctggagctacaggtgccaactttccagtgtgctggggggtgctcactgctcaaccccctgctctgccccaagccctgcccccacttcaccccttcccccgagcctgccatgccctcgctctcCCCCCCTCTGCACCAGAGCCTCCGGCACACCAGGtaacagctgattgtggcgggTGAGAGGCGTGGGGAGGAagtgggaggcactgattggtggggctgacggtgggcaggaggcgctgcaggttggagtggggggagctgctggggggctgctgaggtattattgtggctctttggcaatgtacattggtaaattctggctccttctcagcctCAGGCTGGCCGCCcctggtctagtgattagagcagggggctgggagccaggactcctgggttctattcctgaccctGGAAGAGGAGTGTGtcctagagcaggggactgggagacaggactcctgggtcctatacCTGTCCCTAGGAGTGGAGTCtgtcctagtggttagagcagggggttgggagccaaGGCTGAGGCAGCTGATGCTAGTGCTGCACAGTTATCCCTATTCTTTTTTTGCGCCCCGCAGCTAGCTAGCATCCGTGTGAGGACAAGGAGCATCTCTGAAGGGAGCTCACACTGGGGTTCACCTCACTTTTCTCTCTCCCAGCTTGCCAGAGTCTTTCCACGCATGGAGGCCATTCGATGCAGAGCGGAGGCTCTGGCCCGTGATATCGCCCAGGTGGAGAGTGGCTTTGTCACAGTGAAGAGTGAGCTGGAcctgcaggggctgcaggggctgcagagccagcagcaggAGATGGAGGTGAGTCCCAGAGACTGCGCCGCTCTGACTTGCCATGGTAAGTGGAGTCACCGATGGCCTGTACTGGCTTCCTGGGAGCCTTGCAGTGCCCTGGCATGTTGGAGCTAGGGGTTACCAAGGGTGTCAGGAGTAGAGACGAGGTCACCTCAGGGAGACTCTAGCCCTCAGGCCCAAGAGCCATAAGCCCTGGCCTTTTATGGAGGGCTCACTGGAATTTTCCAGCTGTCTCTAGGCCTTTCCTGTCAACTCCCCCTGTggccaggcagggagaggggaagggattgcGTCAGCCCCTGTGTGCCAAGGTCTGGCTGCCAACAACTCACACATCTTTCCATTCTGCATCCCCATGGAGGGAACCAGCTCCATGCAGAGCAGAGTGGAACTGTCTGCTGGGAAACCTGGATCCCTCTTcaccctgctgctcccccatcccctgctcccccaccccctgctccccacaaatCACAgatcccctgctcccccaccctctGCGCCCCACAGCCTGCTCCCTCATCTCCTGCTCCCCCACAGAGCACAGCTCCCCTTGTGCCCcgacagcctgcacccccatcccctgtacccccatcccctgcaccccacagagcacagctccccctgctccctcatcctctgctcccccatcccctgctcctcaCAGAGCACAGCTCCTCCTGTGCCACCACAGCCTgctcccctgtcccctgctccccacaaagCACAGCTCCCCTGGTCTCCCACaacctgctcccccaccccctgcaccccacagagcacagctccccctgcttccccatcccctgctcccctaCCCCCTTCTTCCCCATCCTCTGCTCCCCCACGCCCTGCACCCTGCAGAGCACAGCTCTCCACAGAGCATATCTccccctgcactcccatcccctgtcGCACAGGAGAGATGATAAAGTAGAGGCTGCTCCCATGGTCAGGGGCTCAGTGCTCTGAGCTGTATGCAGGAGGATCAGGTGTGGGTCCTAACTCTCTACATTGCATTTCCTGCGATGCTGAAGGGATTCAGCCTGGTGGCCTAGTGGCTAATGTCTGCCCCTGTCATGCAGGGGGCCTGGGTTTGGGTGCCATCTCTAGGTGCCAGTGCCTGAGGGAGTCAGCCCAGTGCTTTGCCCTGCCATGTTGATTCCCAACCCTGATCTTTTTCCccaagtgggaggggaaggaaacaaCTTGGCAAGCCAAGTAGGCAGGGTTGCCTCGGTCCCCTCCTGTCTTCAGGCAGAGAGGCAGAAAAACACTCCCCcatggggaagggagctgggagccccctgCCAAGAGGGTCTCTTTTACGTGTCCCGAGTCCTTTTGTTTTATGTCCCCTAGTTCAACATGTccgaggtgctggagggggacgtggaggagctggagaaggcagTCATCCACTTGGAAAAGCTCTGCCCAGCTCGGATGCATGACATGGGCCCAGAGATCCAGGGGACGCTGCAGGCCTGGGAGGAGCTGCAAAAGCTGGTGCTGGAGAACAAGGGCCATGTGCAGCAGGCCGGTCGGCTGCAGCAGTTCTTTGGAGATTACTTAGCCATGATGTAAGTGGCTGCAGCCTGCATGGCGTCTTCCCTTCCAACTGCCTTTGTgatccagccagccctgcctgtaAAGTTGGGATCCAGGGAGGACAGCCTGAGGGCTGGTGCTCAGCTTGGGGTTCACAAGTGTCTGGCCAGGTGTTGCTCTCTGGGGAGCAGACTGGGGAGGTGCAAGGGGAGCTGAAATAGCTCCCTGGGGAAAGTCAGATGTCCAGAGAACCCCAGGATGTTTGCCACTCTTCTGTCGCTCCCCAGGCTTCCCCATCGTCTCCTGGCCCTTGCCTTTCCCTTCCTCCCGTATTTTCCCTCAGCCTCCAGCCCTcacattctccctctctctgcccccatgCCTTCCTGGGCTCGCCGCAGAGCCTGATGGTGGCCATCGTCCCCGAAGGCAGCCCGGCTGTAGTCCCAGTGAGAACTATGGGTGACGTCTGTGCTTGGGAAGCCGGAGCGCCACCAGCACAGCTGTAGGGAAATGGCAGCGGGCAGCCTGCGGTTTCAGTCGCACTGAGAGCAATGGGAGGCGATGGCAGAAATTCGCAGGAAAGCTGCAGGAGTCCATGGGAAGCGTTAACAACACACCAAGCGCCACAACAGTCGCAGTCGCATCCTGTCAGGTGGCAGCTCTGTTCATGCctcagaggggggtgggggaactccctgctgcagagaCTGAGTTAGAGCATGGCCATTTCCTCTGCCTTCCTTGCTGGCCAAACCCATGGAGCAGGGGGCCAGTCACTGAAGGGACGTTCTCTGGATAGTTTGACCTAGCGGAGAATCAAACCCTGGCATGGAAGATCCGGCTCAGCCTGCAGCCTGGAGGGAGTTCCTCACCTGTGCCCTCCTAggacggggtggggagaggggaggagagcacTGGCTACGGTTTGGTTCGGCAGCTGTATTCCCTCCAGTCGTCCCAGTGGCTCCTTATGGCCCTGTCCCCTTGTCTTCGCagctcctggacagaggacacaAGGGCTCAGATCTTTTCGGAGAGCGTGAGTGCTCATGGGCTCCCAGAGACTCAGTGGGAGGAGCTAGAGAGGAAAATTGAGGGCAAGTTCAAGGAGTTTGAGGAGCTGGCATCCACCGGGCAGACGCTGGTGTCCGAGGAGCACTACCTGAGTGAGACGGTAAGCAGGAGGTGGACTGGGGGATGCTTCATGAGCTCCCCATTGAAAACCCTGGGGGCTCAGCCTCTGGCCTGGTACAGGGCAGATGGAACCTGCTGGGTCATCAGAGAGGTGAGTCCTCTGCATAGTGCCCAGCCAAACCATTCGCTTATGGGAGCCCAGTGAGACAGATTTACCAAGAAGCCATTTAGTGCTCAGGGGGAGCCAGCCTCAACCACCCACCCTGCAAGGGGCAGTCAGACCACCCCGCTGGCTGGGGTGGTTACCCATGTGATGGATACTGAACACAGACCTGCTGGGGCTCAGCTTCTTTTCCAGACCTGACCCCAAAGGGCCCATTATGAAGTTGTTCCTGAAGAAAGCACCACTCCCCAGGCCCCAACGAAGGGTTCTCAGCATCCTACGCTCCCCATTGGCTTCTCTGTCCCCGATCCCAGGGTGAAGTTGTGTCTGGGGAGTAGAGGAGGGGAGCTGAAGTTCTCACAGGAGCCCTTGGCATCTTTATTCTCCCCGTAGATAAAGGAACgcctggaggagctgcagagcaTGCTGGGATGGGTGCTGGTGCGCTGGCGAGCACAGAAACACCACTGGGATTCTGGGAACAAGAGTGCTGGCAAAAAGGGCCAAGACGGTCCCGTGGACTCTGTGCTGAGTGTGTCCCCCAGCTGCCAGGTGAGTCCGTAGCTGCTGTGGGACAGTCTGCGAGCAGGGATGGGTCAGGCCGCTGTTTGCTCAGCCCAGCTGAGGCGCCTCTCTTGGCACAATGAAAGGCCTCTGCACAAGGCCAGCATGGGACAGGAGCAGATACACAGGCATTGTGTCCACCAGGGCAAAAATCAGGGAGACTCACATAAACCATGGTGGCTGTTTCCGTCTGGAGAATCTCGGGGAAGCCGTACACCACAGGCCGGCTAGCGGTTAAAGCAGAGGACCAGCAGTCAGGGCTCTTGGGTTCTAGCCCTGGAGCTGCTACTCACTCTGCAGCCTTGagtgactcccagccctgctctgtgcctcagtttccccgcctGCAACACAGGGGTAATGCTCCTGATCCACCTCCCAGAGTGGGGGTGGCGGCTGTGAAGCTGAATTAATTCATGcctgtaaagcacttggagatccgTGCGTCCAGACTGCCTTTGGCATCCAGTGCTGTCATGTACAGAGTGTGAGAGTCCTAGGGCTCCTGCGGGGGAGACCACCAAATCTCACTGCACACCCATAGTACagagaggtgcaggagggggcacagCAGAGTGGAATGGGGGACGGAGGAACCAGGTGTAGGGCAGGGGGGTATCGTGGCACcggggagggaaaggaggtgCACAGGACAGGGGGCAGGCCATTCCCACAACCCCACCTCTTCAGTGTCTTCTATTACTTCCCAGGACCCATGCGCCCAAGCAGCTGTGCCCGGAGCAGATGGCATCCTGGGCCCTAACACTTCTAAAGGGCCTCAGCCCACATTGTGCTCCCTCACCCCACCACAGCTCCAGAGGCAAGAGAGGGAAGTGGCCTCTCCTTCCGCCCCATCTATCCCAGATGCCCTCCGAGGGCTGGAGCAAAGCTGGGAAGATCCTGGGGACTCCACCCCATTGGAGGTGGAAACCACCAAGGAGACTTTAGTTCTGGATCCCTCAGAGTCCCCAGTGCTGCTGGTGCCGCAGCCTGGGCCCAGCAGCCTGGGCGGGACAGTCAACTTGATCCTGAGTATTGGCAAGAAGGGGGAGAAGAAGCTGCAGCTGGCTGGAGCGATGCCGGGGGAAGAGTCCCTGCACAGGGTAGGTGATGTCATGCTGGGGAGACACACGGCTTTGTCAGGGCTGCTAGCTTGTGCTGTGCACAGGAGGCTTGGTGCGAGGGGAGACGGGAGAGACCATGTTTCTCGATAGAGCTGCCTAGGGGAGCTGTGCCCCAGACCAGAGCTTGTCCAACTGCAGGTGAATTCAGGGCTGTGGCTTTGTAGGGCTTGGAAACTGCCAGGTGCACTTGGAAGGGCATGGCAGAGTGGGGGTGTTTCCAGGTGAACCCAGACCCCCGGGGCTGAGGCTGAGCAGCGGAGAGCTCAGGAGATTCTCGGATGAATCAAGAGCGAAGCAGGTGGACTCTCTGGACTAGGGAGCCCCAGCCCCGGTGTCCCTGCCACTCGGGTTGGCAGATACAGCACAAGCTCCCTTGGATTTCAAGCAGGGGGCTGGCCTTTAGCACTGtggccccccttctcccctcctcctcctcgctgtaACAGGCCACCCGCTCTCCTCCCtcaattttctttttgtgtctctCTTTCCCCACACTCAGCTCCCTGGCACTAAACCCTCAGGCTGTAAAACCTTTTGGAAGCGTTGCCAGGGGCTTTTAGGAAACACTTTGGGTAGTTTAAAGCGAAAGAAAAAGCCGTCTCGCCAGCCCGTGGAAGAGGTAACGTCCCAGGGGCTGCATGCCGGGCACAGTGGCTGCATGGCGTGAGCTTGCCCTATACTAACACACCGTCCTGTCCCCGTGAGTCCCTCTGTGTCCTCTCTCTGACACTGCTCCTGGTCCCCGCTGGCTCCTGGCCGAGAGGCCAGGCTAAGGCTTATCCCCCTGCTAGAAGAGCTGCAGCAGTGGAGGGGGTGAACAGGGAGGGCACCATGCCATCCTGATAACCCTGCCATGAGAAATGGCCTCCCAAGGGCTGCCTGGTGTCACAGTACTCCACAGAATGAGGTCAGTGCACCAGCTGGCCCAGGGGGGCTAGGGAATGGGCTACTGAGCCTCTCACCTCTCGGACACCAGTTGCTGTCTGGCCCCTATTGGTAAGTGGTTTCCATCTGCTGGCTGTTGGGAGGTGAAATGAGTCAGAAGGTCTCAGTCCAGTCACCAGGGGGCAGCTCTCCAAACCCACAATCCAGCTGGTGGTGACAAGTCCTGTTGCCAGCctgagcagagaggccaaggcctGAATGTGCCAGGGAGTCCTGGGGCAGACTGGTGGCGGGAGGGTGTGTTGCATGAGCCAGGCCTGTCCTGGGGATACTTAGAGGGCTTCGGGGCTGTGAGGCAGGCACTTTTACCGGTGCTGCTTTCACAcagaattgtgtttgtttaatGCTCCCTATCTTGTGTATTTCTATCCTGAGGGGGTTTCCCGGGAGCTCTTGAAATCGGCAAAAACCCAGCACAGAGAAGCTGAGCAGATCTCAGTGTGCACCATTGCTGGACAGTCACAGGCTTAGGGCAGGTGCTTAGGTGTGAGGCAGGCTTAGGACTCAGTGCTACGTGAGCTGGGCCGGCGCTCGGAAGCAGAGCTGTGACCTGACCAGGGCCCCTACAGAAATAGTTCATTCACTTGAACAGGACAGAGGAACAGGGAGCCAGCCAGAAGACTCAGGGATAGCAGGCAGCATCCAGCCTTGAATTCAGGGAAGTGCTGATCCATTCCCCCCGCCACACAAGGGCGGAGATCTTTGCCAGCATCCTCGCCCAGCCTCAGGCTGTGCAGACCTGCTAAAGAATCTGCCTGTTCCAGTGGGAAAGGCCAGGAAGATCTGTGAGCATGGAAGAGGGGGAGGTGTCTTAGAGCAGGGCTGCCCAACTTATGGCCTGCGGGCTGTACACTGGCCCACCCGAACATTTCATAAGGCCCATGGCCGGTTTGAACACAATATATTAATGGCCGATTCATTAACGTTTTGTCATCATGTGTACATCATTTAGTTTACATGTGTGTGTAAATAGACGATACTGTACATAGAAACACGTatgaaacaagctgaacttaaaatataaatcaatacaggtgactttaaattttattaaaatacgTAGAATGTGTTTGGCCCACAGCAGGTTGTGCGTAGATTTCTGTGGCCCTTCTGTGTAATAAGTTTGAGCAGCACTGGCTTGGAGAAAGAAACAGGCACCTTTGCTGAGTGGTGGGGAACGCAGGGACAGTGCGAGTCCCAAGAGCTCAGAGTCCTCCCACTTGGCACAAACAGGAGGGAGCGAAATCCCAGCATCAGGGCACCAGCAGCGACTGAGTCTCCTTTGCTAGATGGGCTCCAGCCGGCAAAGGGTACAGGGAGGGGATCGGTGCTATTTGAACGATTTAGCCAGCCTCTGCTAtactggggcagccagagggcctGTGGGGTTTTGCAACTGCTAGCCTCTGTAATATGAAGGGGCACTACTACTACTGCACTACATCTCCCAGCATGCCAAGCCACTGAGTGCCCTggaagcattgcatgctgggatctgtagtcCCAGGCACATCACAGGTGTTGGGGGCACAATTAGGAGCAGCCCAACTGTTGagttggccagtgcagcccccatTCAGGCAGCACTGGGTTTGCCCCACACTAGAAAAGGACTGTGGGAGCTGGTCCCCAGCAATGAAGCCAAGTGACTGTAACATCCTGGAATGCGTCTTGGGTTGCCTGACCCCGCTGGCCACTGTGTGACGAGAATGAGGCTTACTGTGATGTGTGACTGACAGCTGGGCAGGAGGAGCCATGTGCCAGTGCATGCCATTGAGGACCCAGCCCATGAGCGGGTCCAGGGCCATGCCCACACAGGTTTGGGCACTAGTGACTTGGAGCGGTTGGACGGGTAAGTCTCACGTCTCTCCCCACCCTTGTGTTTCCCAGGTGAGCACCTACCTGCATGTGAAGGAGAAAGGGGGGGATCGAGACGCCACCTGCAGGAGCTCGACCATGCCACGGCTAGCCAAGCGAGCGCCCACCATAGCACATGTTTCCCTGGTCCCAAGCCCCGGGCCTGAGGCCGCCTTCCACACCCTGCCTAAGATCAGCTCCAGCTCCCTCCTCAGCAGCCTGAAGAGAAAGGGTCAGGCAAAGGCAGAGGATGCTCAGCTGCTCACATTGCAGGGCATCATGGGAGCAGGTCCCAGCAGGCTACAGCCTTTGCTTGAGGAGAAGCACAATCCCAGCAACACTTGGCCTCCCAAGTGCAGCAGCGGGAAGaagttggcagggagacctccgAACCCCAGGCTTGGGCAGCTGCTGGACCTTGTGAAGAACCCGCTGGGGACGGCCATTGAGGCAGAATGTGGCATTGTCAGCGCGGCATCTAGTGGCCCCAAAGCTGAATTCCTGAGCCAAGCCTGGGGGCCCAGTAGTTCCCAGCTGGCGGTGGCGAAGAGTGCTTGCCGGCACCTTTCCCTGGGGTCCGTATTGAGCTTGGAGCTGCCCAAGGACCTTGGTCTCCTTGGTAATGTCCAGGACGCCATTAAAGTAGCACAGAAGGAGGTgccaggaggggaggaggtgaggcAGGATGGTGGGGCGATTCCATGGGACACCGGTGAGGCAGAGAGGGAGGCGAATGGGGCCAGCCTGCGGAAGGAGACACTGAACCAGGCGCTGGCCACATGCCAAAGGCCCAGAGGGCCAAGGGATGCTTTCAGGAAGGCTCCTAAGAGCGAGGGAGGCACCTGGTTCGAAGAGGTGAGTTTCAGCCCGAGCTACCGCAGGCCAAAGGCGCAGGGCATTGGTGCCACCCCCTGTGGGGAGGAGCAGTGGACTCCCAGGAGCCAGGGCAGTGGCAGTGATGATTTCCTGGACTTCAGACTGAACCGGCTCTCCCGCATCAGCGTGCTGCATGAGCAGATTGGGCGCGAGTGGGACAAGCTGGCAGCCACACTGGGCACGTCCGGCAGCGCAAAGGCCGAGAAGCCAGCAGGCTGCAAACCCAGACTCGAAGAAGCATCTAAGGTGGAGCTCAGGCCTCCTCCCACCAAGCACATGAGTGGTGCCGGAAGGGACCCCAGCACAGCCAAACCAGAGCATCCCGCAGTGAATGGCAAGCTAAAGGAAGATCCCCCAGAGCATCGGCTAGACTCTGCCCCCTTCCAGGAGGTCTTGGAGGAAAGCCTGATGGCACGCTCTGGAAGGTGTGCAAAGCTACCGACCCTGCTGTCTGTGTCTGAATGCCAGCTCGGTGCCCAGCCACGTGGCCTGATGTCGGCAGGGTTAGACCACCAGGGCCTGGCTCCAGATGGAAGGGCGGCCGGATCAGGGCTGTCCAAAGGGACAAAGCTCCCAAGCTCAGCCGAGATTTGCCACCCTGACCACGAGCTgtttgaagaggaggaggaggagctccaggccaTCTGGAGGAACGTGGAGGGACGCAACAAGCAGAGCCCCTGTGCGGACACTGATGCCCACCCCATGTTGGGGAACAAGGTAGACAAGGCACAGAGCCCAGAGGTTTCCCGTGGGAGACTGATCTTAACATCAGCGAATAATGTGCTGGTAGCCAAGTTCACCCTTCCCAACTCCACCCAGCTCCTTCAGAGCCCAGACGGGGAAAGAGAAACCAGTGATGGACACGGTAGTGAGGGCAGCCCACGCGGGTTCTGGGCATCCTTCCCCTGTCAAGACGAGCCCTGTGGGGTAAAGGAGGCTGCATCCATGGGATCAGTGGAGGGCAGCTGCCCACAGAACCAGCAGAAGCATCAGGAAGAGGACAGAGACGTTGGCAAGGTTAGTGGGCTCTGTGTACTGTTTCTTAGGGGCTGGGGGAGACCTGCCAGAAGCTGTACTGTCCCCTTTGCACACTCTCAGGCACTGCAGTGATCGGTCCGGATAACTAGATATTCCCTGCTTTATAACAGGCCTCTGAGCCACGGTTCCCCTGGCTAACCTGCTCCTGCACTGGCCACAAAGGGTCACTCATGAGCAGCACATGGGGCTTAGCTGGCTGTCCGAACACCATCTCCAACCTGTGCCAAGGCTCAAACCCAAACCTCACCCACAGCAATCAGCAGGGTCAAACCCAAGCGTTTCAGCACCAAAATCACCTCCTCCTGCCACTTGAGTTGAAGCAGTAATTCTGctagctgggagtcaggagcagGCTAAGATAGGTGCAGAGACTGGCCGCTAGAGGGAGATGTGATCCCATGCTCtaacccagtggctctcaacctttccagactactggacccctttttaggagtctgatttgttttgcgtacccccaagtttcatctcacttaaaaactacttgcttacagaatcagacataaaaatacaaaagtgccgCAGCACATGATTACTTAAAcatggcttactttctcatttttaccgtatCATCataaaataaatcgattggaatataaatattgtatttatatttcagtgtatagtatatggaacagtataaacaagtcattgtatgaaattttagtttgtactgacttcgctgatgctttttatgtagcctgttgtaaaactaggcaaataactAGAtgagtacccctggttgagaaccactgctctaaacagaagatcacagatggattgGGCATGTGCAATGCACGTCTGCTCTGCACATGTGCTTACTGCAGGCGTGTGCACAGTGTGAGGATATGGCGAGGCAGATACTTGCTGGAACCTACTGCCTTTGAGCCTGTATGCAAGGGCGCAGTCTTGCCCTGTAATGACTCGATGCACCAGAAGGATGAAAGGTCTGTGAGTGCCAGCCATGGGAGTTCTCCTGTAGCAAGTGAACGAGGACTGTGTTTTGGAACTGAAgggctgggttctagtcctggtgATTTCTGAAGCAAGGTGGATTTATAACCCTGTCAGGACAGATTATGTATGCACGGGGCTTACTGCGAATCCAGGCCAATGTGAGGAAGATGGTCTCTGTGCTGTGGTTCCCTGCTCTGCAATTCACTGCTGTCTTCTGGTCCCAGAGGCCATGG
The genomic region above belongs to Caretta caretta isolate rCarCar2 chromosome 3, rCarCar1.hap1, whole genome shotgun sequence and contains:
- the LOC125633778 gene encoding uncharacterized protein LOC125633778 isoform X1; this translates as MSGSTARKIQPFTISTKLSLPKCTVDFPGDSCPDTMAGLDNHAMRQNLNECVPLYLARAQSSPLPAGGGFQSTSPTEEGITDEDQLNRNSLARSIKKITLSNWHGEPGPGKEGVPGVPVQTSYERNHNNNNSRPGKAQFKVSGCHAAAPWKESVKNKEPSGVAGLKTGIRSSAGKANLPNQSPLIVQFNREIMQAESWVRGKLRDLKDGYNIQDWERVAQTLQRDMKDFENTLIKLNQMGEQLMSRPSPSGETVRRQLLALKEQWQLLKQTAGNQSKALGGLRNLQEFNRRAERLEAWIRQKEEKPGLTALLQESMDKIQLTRRILDLKQEEQQFQGLHEEMNSLAQKLEKPGKSESRSISARRKHLNKMWLRLQGTLKEQHETLQLALEAAAFLQQADTLLRAIHAKWRNLCGVGKQGDPEPGRDRDVRDIASQVMMLDVTVSQLISLHPSLAARVLHKHRDVKESWAQLQQVLRNEKSPLLALVSSLPMRETDALSPEHTEGGSGGVAGREAGDKRRRVPLRMVQKDFAGNVTEHVRGEEGSPSSPGEQATPGCHSNSNRRRKPPGQSDAVRGQPQQEAKLQDFCQAANVAVSWLRENVGLSIRLSQVEDAESLEAAQSQQAALQQEILGNSSSVEALRLEGQTLLCGSHGGRPQVEGILQELEGLWEELQRRHRENGAALREIDKVLRLVGELDGAEHWLQGVVGSLSEPATMRSPEELRRDLQEISCLENQVLLWGIKLQALREEMGREPSAEHVMAGKIQSKVEMMEEKLGCVRAALQRRAEDLRDSLVLSEFLQNVQQEEVLSQGNSTLPGTSRLGSQEPVHLPLAQAGQQLSREDMSSPLGELQEAVEMLNNVVKERERVMEAAAETESLERLLARVFPRMEAIRCRAEALARDIAQVESGFVTVKSELDLQGLQGLQSQQQEMEFNMSEVLEGDVEELEKAVIHLEKLCPARMHDMGPEIQGTLQAWEELQKLVLENKGHVQQAGRLQQFFGDYLAMISWTEDTRAQIFSESVSAHGLPETQWEELERKIEGKFKEFEELASTGQTLVSEEHYLSETIKERLEELQSMLGWVLVRWRAQKHHWDSGNKSAGKKGQDGPVDSVLSVSPSCQDPCAQAAVPGADGILGPNTSKGPQPTLCSLTPPQLQRQEREVASPSAPSIPDALRGLEQSWEDPGDSTPLEVETTKETLVLDPSESPVLLVPQPGPSSLGGTVNLILSIGKKGEKKLQLAGAMPGEESLHRLPGTKPSGCKTFWKRCQGLLGNTLGSLKRKKKPSRQPVEEVSTYLHVKEKGGDRDATCRSSTMPRLAKRAPTIAHVSLVPSPGPEAAFHTLPKISSSSLLSSLKRKGQAKAEDAQLLTLQGIMGAGPSRLQPLLEEKHNPSNTWPPKCSSGKKLAGRPPNPRLGQLLDLVKNPLGTAIEAECGIVSAASSGPKAEFLSQAWGPSSSQLAVAKSACRHLSLGSVLSLELPKDLGLLGNVQDAIKVAQKEVPGGEEVRQDGGAIPWDTGEAEREANGASLRKETLNQALATCQRPRGPRDAFRKAPKSEGGTWFEEVSFSPSYRRPKAQGIGATPCGEEQWTPRSQGSGSDDFLDFRLNRLSRISVLHEQIGREWDKLAATLGTSGSAKAEKPAGCKPRLEEASKVELRPPPTKHMSGAGRDPSTAKPEHPAVNGKLKEDPPEHRLDSAPFQEVLEESLMARSGRCAKLPTLLSVSECQLGAQPRGLMSAGLDHQGLAPDGRAAGSGLSKGTKLPSSAEICHPDHELFEEEEEELQAIWRNVEGRNKQSPCADTDAHPMLGNKVDKAQSPEVSRGRLILTSANNVLVAKFTLPNSTQLLQSPDGERETSDGHGSEGSPRGFWASFPCQDEPCGVKEAASMGSVEGSCPQNQQKHQEEDRDVGKTPPSKMEFQMMEGTLERKHVLQTGGRKATCRTWNLFHAVLMRQTLCFYQDRKDTLKSSVVALPLNLSGAQCIRETEYTKKTNCFRLQLRDGSEYLLKAPSQPLMNQWVSKLQQNSGFPEVDYFQAVTQPAEGTSSAMGPSKISGPGSSSSSHLLGHHQPVTAKNQEITLLPRSSARLQLPYGTQEDPLDSAASQAGDNHRAVSHTTGQRQWLPAGSPKSQDNSYQEEEDALVTHKRRSHSFTSATYQKITPVSVPKEPLEAGNSYSITLYIGEQAVAMPRARCHSFVARPGSPREGALSRHKNKSVFKKFFGKKE